From Desulfovibrio desulfuricans:
CTCAGATCCGCGCCTTTTTTGGCGGCGGCATCTCAAAGGAGCAGTATGTCCTTTATCCGCTATATTCTGATGCTGTGCCTGGCCGTTGCCTCCCTGTGCGGGTGCGTGCGCCAACCGGCGGACGCCGCACGTGTGGAAGTGCTGCGTCAGGGCCAGATTGAGGAGCCGGAAGCCGATGTGAACATCCATCCGGCGGTTTATGTTAACGTGCGCGATAATACCAACAAGGTTTTCGGCCTGCGCACCCAGGTGGAAACATGGCTGCAACGCCAGGGCTATGCGGTAGTGCCAAACCCCAGCGAGGCTGGCTACATCCTCCAGATAGTCGTGCTTGCTGCCGGGACGACCGCACCGGAAACCGCCCGCCAGGTGGTGACTGCAGGGTATGACGCCCCCTCGCAACTGAGCGGCAAGGGCGGCACCGCCCTGGTGGCGGATGTTTTGCTGGTGCAGCGCCATGTCCCCAGCACTCAGGGTTCCCGCCGCACAAACCTCAAAAACATTGGCAAACGCAATGCCGTTGGCAGCAGCCAGATGCGCATTGCCCTGCTCGTCCATCAGGAATTCAAGACGGGCGCGGGCATGCCCCCGGTCTTTGCCGAAACGCTTGCCAAGGAACTGGCGACTTCCGTTCACAGCGCCAACACCGAAGAAGCACCAGCCCAACCCGCCAAGCAGTAACCGCTTCCGCTCGGAAGGGGCAGCCTGATCCCATACCCCATTGCCTTTCCCAAGGGCAACCGATGCTGTCGGTTGCCCTTGTTATTGATGGCAACCCTCACTGGTTCCTCCGCCAGCGTCAGCATTCCGGCGCAGGCCCGACCCGCAAAATATAACCTGTCGTTTTACCCGCGCATATCCAGAGTTGGCACTGTACTTGCTTTTTCCTCAACGCGGAGCCTCAGGCCCGCAGGAGGAACACATGGCACTTTCCAATTTTCTGATCCGCCCCCCATCTGATGCACAAAAGGCCCAGGCGGGAGCACCACGCCGCACTGCGCCTGCGCAGGCCGGAAACCCTGCGTCCTTTGCCAACATCATGAGCGGCCAGACCACCAATGCGGAAAACGCCAGCACGGCCGAAATGCAGCGTGCAGGCATGGCCCTGGCTGGGAATACGGGGCAGCAGGGCATGGTACTGGCAGGGCGTTCGCCCAGCGATCTTGCCCGCGCGCAGGTGTTCAGCAAGGCAGAAACCGACATGCGCCAGACCAAGGCCATTGACAGCCTCATGCAGACAGTATCCGGCGGCAACTCAACCCTTGATCTTGCCCGCAGCATGGGTACTGCCCGCCATCTGCGCTCCATGACCAGCGCCATGGACAACCGCATCAAGGGGCTCAACATGGGTGATTTTGTCCATTCGCGCACCCAGCCCCAGGCTCAGGCCCGCACCAAACCCTCGCATAAGGTAGAGGACATGGAGCTCGGTCAGCTTTCAGCCCGCTTTGAGTCTGGCAGCGACGGCATTGCCGCCGTGGGCTATGACCGCAATGGCGGCACCTCCTACGGCAAGTATCAGGTATCGTCCCGCGCGGGCAGCCTGAAGGATTTTTTAGATTTTCTGGATACGGAAGCCCCGGATCTTTCCAAGCGCCTGCGCTCCTCCGGCCCCGGCAACACGGGCAGCCGCAAGGGCGCCATGCCCGATACGTGGCGCGCCATCGCCAGCGAACAGCCCGAGCGTTTTGAGGATCTTCAGGAGGCCTTTGTGCGTCAGAGCCATTACAAGCCCGCGCTGGATTCCATCGCACAACGCATCGGCCTGAACCCAGACAAGGTTTCCACAGCCATGCGCGAGGTTATCTGGAGCACATCCGTACAGCACGGCCCTGCTGGCGCGGCACGCATATTCGAGCGGGCGCACGCCATGAGCGGCAAACCGACCGATGCGGCCTATGAGCGCAACCTCATCAACAACGTGTACAACATACGCGTGGGGCAGTTCGGATCTTCCGACAGCAATATTCAGGCAGCCGTGGCCAACCGCTTCAAGCAGGAAAAGGCCCTGGCCCTGAACCTTCTGAACGGCGGCAAAACCTCGGCGCTGGCATAAGGCAGTCAACCAATGGAGACCACCTGCTCTGCGGCTGACCGCTCAGGCACCACACTGGTCATCAACCTGACGCGATTTGGCGACCTGCTGCAATGCCAGCCCCTCATTGAAGATCTGCATTGTCAGGGCCAGGCAGTGCATCTGGTGTGCCTGGACAATTTTTCCAGCGCCCAGCCCCTGCTGCGCCATGTGGAGCGCACCTGGCCCCTGCCCGGCGCGCGGCTCATGGCCGACATGGACAAGGATTGGCGCATCGCAACGGCGCTTCTGCTGGAATTTGCCCGCGCCGTCAGGAGCGAGGCCAGGCCCGACTGCGTCGTCAACCTGACCACTACCCTGCCTGCGCGGCTGCTCACTGGCCTGCTGGCTGGCGGGCAGGTGGACGGGCAGGCCGAAATTCGAGGTTTCTGCCTAGACGCGCACGGTTTTGGGCAAAACAGGGGCATCTGGTCCACATTTCTGAACAGCGGCGCTACAAACCGACTGAGCGCCCCCTTTAATCTTGCGGATATGTTCCGCATGGTGGGCGCTCCGCACACGCCAGCAGCCGCAGACGTGCAACCACGCCAGCGGCTGGCTGATCCGCCAGGGGAAGCCCTGGTTGCGGCGGACGCCCTGCTTGCCGAGGCTCCGCCAGAGACATGCGGTTTTGTGGCCATGCAGCTGGGCGCAAGCGAAGCCCGGCGGCAGTGGCCCGCACATTTTTTTGCCGAGGTGGGCGACCGGCTGTGGCGCGATCGCAAGCTCTGCCCGGTGCTGCTTGGCTCACCTGCAGAACGCCCGCTGGCCGAGGCCTATGCCCAGGCTGCCCAAGGGCATTGGGTGGATGCCGTGGGCAAAACCAACCTCACCCAACTGGCGGCACTGCTACGCCGGTCAAAATTGTTGTTTACCAACGATACCGGAACGATGCATCTAGCTGCAGGCCTTGGCGTGCCCTGCCTGGCCATATTTCTAGCCACGGCCCAGCCCTGCGACACCGGCCCCTATTTGCCCGGATGCTGCTGCCTGGAACCTGCCCTGCCCTGCCATCCCTGCCCCTTTGGCCGCCCCTGCCCCAATAATCTGGCATGTGTGACGCACATCAGCCCCCGGAGCGTGGAATCCCTCGCCCTGTCATGGCTTGACGCTGGACGATGGGATGCCGCACCGCTTGACCTTGTGGGGCGCGAGGCCCGCGTATGGCTGACGGAACAGGATGACAAGGGATTTATGACCGTGCGCTGCCTTACGGAGCACGCCGCCGAGGATCGCAGCCTCTGGCTTGCGCAGCAGCGGACTTTCTGGCGTCAGATACTTGACGAACTGGACGGCGCGGCCCGGCCCGCAGCGGCGGAGCAAGGGAGCTCGGATACACGTCAGCCTGAAGAAAATGCCCCTTCATCATCTGCACATGGCACCGCCCATGCGGACGATTCGGCTGGCGCTTTTTCTGCCGGATTTTCGCACCGTATGGCGGCATCGCTGGAGCAGGCCGCACAACTTTTTGAAATGCTTACGCAACAGGGGCAACTGTTAGGCAAAAGCCCCAAGGCAGGGCAATTGTTTTTGCGTAATTGCGAACGCCTGCAAACGGTTTTTGACGCCTGCCCCGAGCTGCGCTCGTTGGGGGCCTTCTGGCGTGAACTGCGCCAGGAACGCGGCGACCGGCTGGACGACCTGCTGGAGCTTACTGCCCAGCTTGGCGCGCATTTCGTTATCTGGCGCCATAAATTTACCGATGGCACGTCATTTGCTTAAACATACTCAGAACACATTACGGTAAAATCTTCCCTGTGGGGAGAGGAGGGAACTGGAATGATAATCATAGACGGCTCACAAAGCGAAAAAAGTATTTCTGCCTTTGCCAACCTTGAGGAACTGCTCAAGGATGTCATGCAGGAAGACCAGATGACCAACCGCGTGGTCACGGACGTTCTGGTAAACAACGAAGCGTTTTCCGAGATCTATCCGCATCAGGCCGAAGACATCGCCTGCTCCGAAATTTCTTCCATTGAGGTGCGCTCCGTGCCCATGGCTGAAATGGCTGTGGATATGTCCGCCGAAATGGGCAAGGTCGCCCAGATGATGGCCCACGGTTCGCGCGAAGTGGCCCGGTTGTTCCGCGCCGCCTCCGACACTGACGCCCTGGAACTTTTTCAGGATCTGCTGGACGTGACCCGCGACTTCATGGGCATGCTGGGTGAACTGCGCACCAACTACACGGATGGCGCTCTGCCCGATTTTGCCGAAAAAACCGAAAAATTTTCCAGCCTGCTTTCTGAAATGGGCGACGTGCTGGAAAACGAAGACTGGATTCTCCTGGCTGACCTGCTTGAATATGAATTCATCCCGCTGTGCGACGATTGGCGCGCCACCAGCGAGATTCTGCACAAGCAGGTTGCCGAACACATGGCCCAATAGGCCTCAGGAGCTTGCATGAATCAGGGAGTATGCCTTCTTGATGAAGCGCTGAACCTTGCCCGCCTGGAAATGGCGGCACTGGAGGACGGCGCATACGACAGGGCGGTCGAGCTTGCCGAAAGGCGGGGCGAAGTGACCAGCATGGCCTGGCACATGCTGGAAGACAGCCAGGCCGACCAATACAGAACTCACCTGATTGAGCTGGCCCGTGTGCAGGATCAGCTGACGGAACTTGCCACCAGGGCGCACAGCGAAATCAGGTCGCAGTTGCAACGCTCACGCCTTGAAAGTCGCCGCATGCGCGGCTACCACAGGGCAGTGGGCCAGGCTCTGCAATAGCGCACCGTGCGTTCAGAATCATAAGTGGCGGCATACGCAACAGCGTGTGCCGCCACTTTTTTTGATGCTGGCCCGCTCCAGGTGTAGAGTGTCAACACGTTGTTCACCCTTCCCTTCACTCGGTATGTTGTTGTCTGGTAACACCAGCTTTACCGATTTATGAAAGGTGAACAACCTATTGGAATATTACATCTAGGGGCTGTTTCTAAATAAAAGATTTTGCGCCGAGGACAAGGAAAACAGTGTTTTTTACGACAGGAGTGGACTCGCTTTAGCCGTTGCGACGCAGGAAGCTACGGATAAAGACAGCAGCGCTTTTTGTCCATGACTGGAGTAAAAAATGCTGGATGACGCAGTGATCGGCCAAAAGAATTATTTAGAAACAGGCCCTACCCCACCATGCCTTCACGCATGGCCTTGCGCACATCTTCCACTCTGGTCCGGATGTCGGGCGCGCCGACCAGTTCGCTCACAAGCGAGCAGCAGCGCGCGCCGTGCCGCGCGACTTCCGCAATGTTATGCCGCTTGATGCCGCCAATGGCCACAAAGGGCAAATCCCCATTGCGGGCGACCCAATCCAGATACTCGTACCCAACGGGATCGACCACGTCTTCCTTGGTGTTGGTGGCAAAGATCGGCCCCACGCCGATGTAGTCCGCACCGAGGCTGCGGGCTTCGCGGGCCTGCTCCGGCAGGTGGGTGGAAAGGCCGATGATCATTTCCGGCCCCACGAGGCTGCGCACGGCGGGAACAGGCAGATCCTCCTGCCCCACATGCACGCCGTCTGCCTGCACCAGCATGGCGATATCCACGTGGTCGTTGACGATAAAGCAGGCTCCGGCCTCCCTGGTCAGCCGCCGCAATAGGCGGCATTCCTCCAGCATGGCACCGGATTTCAGTTTTTTTTCGCGATATTGCAAAATGCGCACGCCTGCCCCCATAAGGGCGGAAACAACTTCTTCAAGCGGCCTTCCCAGTGAAAGACCGGCATCCGTGATGGCATAAATATCCGTTTCTCCAGGCAGGATTCTGGGCATATGAGGCTCCTTGGCGGCTATTTTCTGAACGCCGCAACAATGCGGCGAAAACAACTGTGTACAAAGCGGGCAGGATGAAAGGACGTGTGCGAAAGCTCCGCTGGCAACTGGAACCCGGCAGATGAAAAATCCGCGGGGGTTCGCAGGGGAAAGACAGCCTGAACGCCGTCATTTTCCTCTGCCGCGGCGCTGCCCCAGGCACGGCGGCGGCACAGGGCCGCACCAAGCGGCACATTCTGCGGCGCAAGACCCAATACGGCATACAGCGCCTCGTCCAGCGCCACGGCAGAGGCGCTGGCCCCTACCACGCCCAGGGCAAATGGGCTGCCGTTGCTCGGCCCTGTAACATGCATGGCCGTAACGCCGTCCGCAACTGCGGCAACAGGGGGCAAGGCCGCCCACAACGCGGCAAGGCAGTCGGCAAAAAACAGGGGGTCGCGCCCCTCGCGGGCGTGGGCAAAAGCCTTGTGCAGGCCGCGCACGCAACCAAAACAGTTTTTGACGGAGAGCGTCACCAGCATCTGCGCATGGGCCTTGACCCGGGGAACCGACACAATAAAATCGCTCTCAAGTGCCAGACGCGCCACATGAAATCGCGATCCGCCCGCCTGCAAACCTGCCTTTTGCGCCGCTTCCCCCTCAAGGGGCAGGGGTACCGGCTGCGCAGGGCCGATCTCTTCAACTTCAAGGCCCAGAGGGCGCAAAGCTGCTTCAAGCCCCACAGCCCGGGCCACAGAGGCCGCGCGTCCAAAACCCGGCGAATCCGCCACGCGCACCCGCGCACCGTGATCCATAAGCCAGGCGCATACTGCGGCCACAACCTGCGGCGAGGTGCAAGCAAGGGGCTTTGCCAGCAAAAGATTGGGTTTTACCAGCA
This genomic window contains:
- a CDS encoding DUF362 domain-containing protein; this translates as MENGINTPPSGLENSPVAAPASLPVALLQQEDYHDPGLGRAVGEVMDAARLTELCPLRPGARVLVKPNLLLAKPLACTSPQVVAAVCAWLMDHGARVRVADSPGFGRAASVARAVGLEAALRPLGLEVEEIGPAQPVPLPLEGEAAQKAGLQAGGSRFHVARLALESDFIVSVPRVKAHAQMLVTLSVKNCFGCVRGLHKAFAHAREGRDPLFFADCLAALWAALPPVAAVADGVTAMHVTGPSNGSPFALGVVGASASAVALDEALYAVLGLAPQNVPLGAALCRRRAWGSAAAEENDGVQAVFPLRTPADFSSAGFQLPAELSHTSFHPARFVHSCFRRIVAAFRK
- a CDS encoding glycosyltransferase family 9 protein, which produces METTCSAADRSGTTLVINLTRFGDLLQCQPLIEDLHCQGQAVHLVCLDNFSSAQPLLRHVERTWPLPGARLMADMDKDWRIATALLLEFARAVRSEARPDCVVNLTTTLPARLLTGLLAGGQVDGQAEIRGFCLDAHGFGQNRGIWSTFLNSGATNRLSAPFNLADMFRMVGAPHTPAAADVQPRQRLADPPGEALVAADALLAEAPPETCGFVAMQLGASEARRQWPAHFFAEVGDRLWRDRKLCPVLLGSPAERPLAEAYAQAAQGHWVDAVGKTNLTQLAALLRRSKLLFTNDTGTMHLAAGLGVPCLAIFLATAQPCDTGPYLPGCCCLEPALPCHPCPFGRPCPNNLACVTHISPRSVESLALSWLDAGRWDAAPLDLVGREARVWLTEQDDKGFMTVRCLTEHAAEDRSLWLAQQRTFWRQILDELDGAARPAAAEQGSSDTRQPEENAPSSSAHGTAHADDSAGAFSAGFSHRMAASLEQAAQLFEMLTQQGQLLGKSPKAGQLFLRNCERLQTVFDACPELRSLGAFWRELRQERGDRLDDLLELTAQLGAHFVIWRHKFTDGTSFA
- the traT gene encoding complement resistance protein TraT, whose protein sequence is MSFIRYILMLCLAVASLCGCVRQPADAARVEVLRQGQIEEPEADVNIHPAVYVNVRDNTNKVFGLRTQVETWLQRQGYAVVPNPSEAGYILQIVVLAAGTTAPETARQVVTAGYDAPSQLSGKGGTALVADVLLVQRHVPSTQGSRRTNLKNIGKRNAVGSSQMRIALLVHQEFKTGAGMPPVFAETLAKELATSVHSANTEEAPAQPAKQ
- the thiE gene encoding thiamine phosphate synthase, which produces MPRILPGETDIYAITDAGLSLGRPLEEVVSALMGAGVRILQYREKKLKSGAMLEECRLLRRLTREAGACFIVNDHVDIAMLVQADGVHVGQEDLPVPAVRSLVGPEMIIGLSTHLPEQAREARSLGADYIGVGPIFATNTKEDVVDPVGYEYLDWVARNGDLPFVAIGGIKRHNIAEVARHGARCCSLVSELVGAPDIRTRVEDVRKAMREGMVG